A genomic region of Mitsuaria sp. 7 contains the following coding sequences:
- a CDS encoding IS481 family transposase codes for MPWSQDTVKDQREEFVRLARQPGANISELCRRSGISRKTGYKWLSRDDLEDRSRRPHTSPTRTPEQLQAQVLAVRAECSAWGGRKIAKVLARDHGVHVAASTANWVLRRNGLIDPAASQAATAWQRFEHETPNALWQMDFKGHFATDTERCHPLTVLDDHSRFNIVLQALSNERLESVQPVLQRAFERYGLPERINADNGPPWGSPTRGALTELGVWLIRLGVRLSHSRPMHPQTNGKDERFHRTLKAELLASRHFKDLDDAQHHFIQWRHLYNAKRPHQALGMDTPASRYAASPRSMPSSLRPVEYGDGAIVRRVGYGGRIAFKGNTYRVGRGLIGQPVALRPHLDLDGSFDVFFCHQKVRMIDLCQAD; via the coding sequence TTGCCCTGGAGCCAAGACACCGTGAAGGATCAACGAGAGGAATTTGTTCGACTGGCCCGACAGCCTGGCGCCAATATCAGCGAGCTATGTCGACGCAGCGGGATCAGCCGCAAGACAGGCTACAAGTGGCTCAGCCGAGACGATCTCGAGGATCGATCTCGGCGACCACACACCTCGCCGACTCGTACGCCCGAACAGCTGCAGGCGCAGGTGCTTGCAGTGCGGGCCGAATGTTCTGCTTGGGGCGGTCGCAAGATCGCGAAGGTGCTGGCGCGCGATCATGGTGTGCACGTAGCAGCCAGCACAGCCAACTGGGTGCTGCGCCGAAACGGCCTGATCGACCCGGCAGCAAGCCAGGCCGCGACGGCATGGCAGCGCTTCGAGCACGAGACGCCCAATGCACTGTGGCAGATGGACTTCAAGGGCCACTTCGCCACCGACACTGAGCGCTGCCATCCGCTGACCGTGCTGGACGATCACTCGCGCTTCAACATCGTGCTGCAAGCGCTGAGTAACGAGCGGCTAGAGTCCGTGCAGCCGGTGCTGCAGCGCGCCTTTGAGCGCTATGGGCTGCCTGAGCGCATCAACGCCGACAACGGTCCGCCCTGGGGCTCGCCGACGCGCGGAGCACTCACCGAGCTGGGCGTCTGGCTGATTCGCTTGGGAGTGCGGTTGAGCCACAGCCGACCGATGCATCCTCAGACCAACGGCAAGGACGAGCGATTCCATCGCACCCTGAAAGCCGAGTTGCTGGCCAGTCGGCACTTCAAGGACCTGGACGATGCCCAGCACCACTTCATCCAGTGGCGGCATCTGTACAACGCCAAGCGCCCGCATCAAGCGCTGGGCATGGACACGCCAGCCAGCCGCTACGCGGCCAGCCCGCGCTCGATGCCAAGCTCTTTGCGGCCCGTCGAATATGGCGATGGCGCCATCGTGCGCCGGGTCGGATACGGTGGACGGATCGCCTTCAAAGGCAACACCTACCGCGTCGGCAGAGGCCTCATCGGCCAGCCTGTAGCCCTACGACCTCACCTGGATCTTGATGGCAGCTTCGATGTCTTCTTCTGCCATCAAAAAGTACGCATGATTGACCTGTGCCAGGCTGACTAA